A genomic window from Leishmania major strain Friedlin complete genome, chromosome 18 includes:
- the LPG5B gene encoding UDP-galactose transporter, whose product MALIVHVFSMAMVSLVVLVVQNSLLVVMTRFSRKSVDAAHNYHTSTLVMNQEIAKMIMCLVLYGLDDVYRQYRRDAASSNCANNAVHKMVGLEVDVLLLREDSVNDVERKACQAGDKEAQPLADEEPLEVHIHSSPVSLPQTMTVSNASGEGVRRVADEFGASHDAPGVPQVTSTHDSSKILGIAALFDRQPRQPPYLTSSDRPNNASANAKTRAAGHDEWSCSVDVPEKMRKRSFFMYRRMKTLCSLYCSMLSASVYKRDTLKLFVPAFLFNIQNFLIFIGLSNLDAVSFQIWSQTKLLSTAIFSVWLLGRKLSPMQWLSLVTLTAGVLGAQLGAPRASTEMLATAAPHLLHGTTTVPGLDRVGELRAGDDDESRGSALIGIAACVLSGLSSSYASVYFEKVVKTTSPTLSIRNIQLSLFGIPIAFVSMLILAVFPNWYSSVQCGQRVHWNIFSPPAAEARTLGTAKAYCPVRPFFFWQRYDHFLTWALVFIHALGGLLVAIVVKYADNILKGFATGIAVIVSGMMCSAIDRYELSLAFVLGAVFVIGSSIAFHTFEPKR is encoded by the coding sequence ATGGCGCTCATCGTCCATGTGTTCTCGATGGCGATGGTCAGCCTTGTCGTGCTCGTGGTGCAGAACAGCCTGCTCGTTGTCATGACCCGCTTCTCACGCAAGAGTGTTGATGCGGCGCACAACTACCACACCTCCACCTTAGTCATGAACCAGGAGATTGCCAAGATGATCATGTGCCTCGTCCTCTACGGTCTGGATGACGTGTATAGGCAGTACCGGCGCGACGCTGCCTCGAGCAACTGCGCCAACAACGCCGTGCATAAGATGGTAGGGTTAGAGGTCGATGTACTGCTACTCAGGGAAGACAGCGTCAACGACGTGGAGCGCAAGGCGTGTCAGGCAGGGGATAAGGAGGCCCAGCCACTTGCGGATGAAGAGCCATTGGAGGTGCACATCCATTCCTCCCCAGTATCGCTTCCGCAAACTATGACGGTCAGCAACGCCTCTGGGGAAGGCGTCCGCCGCGTGGCGGACGAGTTCGGTGCGAGCCACGATGCACCGGGTGTACCACAGGTGACGAGCACACACGACAGTAGCAAAATTCTCGGCATCGCAGCGCTGTTTGACAGGCAGCCGCGACAACCACCTTATTTGACATCCTCGGATCGACCGAACAACGCGTCGGCTAACGCGAAAACGCGAGCTGCTGGGCATGATGAatggagctgcagcgtcgatgTCCCCGAGAAGATGCGCAAGCGCAGTTTCTTTATGTACAGGCGGATGAAGACACTCTGTTCCCTCTACTGCTCCATGCTGTCCGCTTCGGTATACAAGCGCGACACGCTGAAGCTGTTTGTGCCAGCCTTCCTGTTTAATATTCAGAACTTCTTGATCTTCATAGGGCTGTCGAACCTCGACGCCGTCTCCTTCCAAATCTGGTCGCAGACTAAACTGCTATCCACTGCCATATTTTCCGTCTGGCTCTTGGGCCGCAAACTTTCACCGATGCAGTGGCTGTCACTTGTCACGCTCACTGCTGGAGTGCTTGGTGCGCAGCTCGGGGCACCGAGAGCTAGCACAGAAATGCTTGCTACAGCTGCCCCACACTTGCTGCACGGCACGACTACGGTCCCTGGCCTCGACAGGGTTGGTGAGCTGCGcgctggcgacgacgacgagtcTCGGGGTAGCGCGCTGATCGGGATCgcagcgtgtgtgctgtcTGGCCTGTCGTCCAGCTACGCCAGCGTGTACTTTGAGAAGGTTGTCAAGACGACGAGCCCCACCTTGTCAATTCGAAACATCCAGCTCTCGCTCTTCGGCATCCCGATCGCGTTTGTTTCCATGTTGATCCTCGCCGTCTTCCCGAACTGGTACTCGAGTGTGCAGTGcgggcagcgcgtgcactgGAACATTTTCTCCCCACCggccgcggaggcgaggACGCTCGGAACAGCAAAGGCATACTGCCCCGTGCGACCGTTCTTCTTTTGGCAGCGCTACGATCACTTTCTAACGTGGGCTCTGGTATTCATTCACGCGTTAGGCGGTCTGCTGGTCGCCATAGTGGTGAAGTATGCCGACAACATTTTGAAGGGGTTTGCCACCGGCATCGCCGTGATCGTTAGCGGGATGATGTGCTCTGCCATCGACAGGTACGAGCTCAGCTTGGCCTTTGTGCTCGGTGCAGTGTTCGTGATTGGCTCGAGTATCGCCTTTCACACCTTCGAGCCGAAGCGTTAA
- a CDS encoding putative serine carboxypeptidase (CBP1) has translation MASFLSTTALLVALLVAMVPWACVPTVYASTPHHGYASCDSSVVQSSGYISIPGVNKTLKHYFYWLFGPRKWPKDGREPPVIMWMTGGPGCSSSMALLMELGPCMMNETSGELEHNTYGWNAEAYLLFVDQPTGVGYSYGDTFNYVHNESEVAEDMYNFLQLFAQRFTSPSITGANDFYIIGESYGGHYVPAVSYRILMGNERGDGLRINLKGIAIGNGLTDPYTQLPYHAQTAYYWCKEKLGAPCITEKAYEEMLSLLPACLEKTKKCNEGPDDSDVSCSVATALWAEYVDHYYATGRNSYDIRKQCIGDLCYPMQNTIDFYHKPTVRASLGASAEAQWSTCNNEVSALFERDYMRNFNFTFPPMLDMGIRVLIYAGDMDFICNWLGNEAWVKALRWFGTDRFNAAPNVEFAVSGRWAGLERSYGGLSFVRIYDAGHMVPMDQPEVALFMVHRFLRGQSLA, from the coding sequence ATGGCGTCTTTTCTCTCAACCACAGCGCTGCTAGTGGCGCTCCTCGTCGCGATGGTGCCATGGGCGTGCGTGCCCACCGTGTACGCGAGCACGCCACATCACGGGTACGCGAGCTGCGACTCATCGGTGGTGCAGTCGAGCGGCTATATCAGCATTCCCGGCGTCAACAAGACGCTGAAGCACTACTTCTACTGGCTGTTCGGCCCGCGTAAGTGGCCCAAAGATGGCCGCGAGCCGCCGGTGATTATGTGGATGACGGGCGGCCCCGGGTGCAGCTCCAGCATGGCCCTGCTCATGGAGCTTGGCCCCTGTATGATGAACGAGACGTCTGGTGAGCTCGAACACAACACCTACGGGTGGAACGCTGAGGCTTACCTGCTGTTCGTGGACCAGCCGACCGGTGTGGGCTACTCGTATGGCGATACGTTCAACTATGTGCACAACGAAAGCGAGGTCGCGGAGGACATGTACAACTTCCTGCAGCTCTTCGCGCAGCGCTTTACGTCGCCGTCGATCACCGGCGCGAACGACTTCTACATCATTGGTGAGAGCTATGGCGGGCACTATGTTCCTGCAGTGAGCTACCGTATCCTCATGGGCAACGAGCGCGGTGACGGCCTGCGCATCAATCTTAAGGGCATCGCCATCGGCAACGGCCTCACGGACCCGTACACGCAGCTCCCCTACCACGCCCAAACCGCTTACTACTGGTGCAAGGAGAAGCTGGGTGCTCCGTGCATTACTGAGAAGGCGTATGAGGAGATGCTCTCGTTGCTGCCAGCTTGCTTGGAGAAGACAAAGAAGTGCAACGAAGGGCCTGACGACTCGGACGTGTCGTGCAGCGTGGCCACCGCGCTCTGGGCCGAGTACGTGGATCATTACTATGCAACCGGCCGCAACAGCTATGATATCCGCAAGCAGTGCATCGGCGACTTGTGCTACCCGATGCAGAATACGATCGACTTTTACCACAAGCCAACCGTCCGAGCATCGCTGGGCGCTAGCGCTGAGGCGCAGTGGTCCACGTGTAACAATGAAGTCAGCGCGCTCTTCGAGAGGGACTACATGCGCAACTTTAACTTTACCTTCCCACCCATGTTGGATATGGGCATTCGTGTGTTAATCTACGCTGGTGATATGGACTTCATATGTAACTGGCTGGGCAACGAGGCGTGGGTCAAGGCACTGCGGTGGTTTGGTACGGACCGCTTCAACGCTGCGCCAAATGTGGAGTTCGCCGTCAGCGGTCGCTGGGCTGGTCTGGAGCGCAGTTACGGAGGCCTCAGCTTTGTGCGCATCTACGATGCTGGCCACATGGTACCAATGGATCAgccggaggtggcgctgtTCATGGTGCACCGCTTCCTGCGCGGCCAGAGTTTGGCGTAA
- a CDS encoding putative phosphatidic acid phosphatase: MASCTVATLWRFSIFFRLHDYLLCLICGFVAFGLSEVRPHCRPFSWTDPSISFPFADASTFPSWTLPIISILPVFVYVLGEVARHLWLGRRRGAIMAHELCKEPKRLDREGQRDGGGGAAQNAGEGQSCYDAGVSVTFSSESVESRLLMNREEEIEALVSRALPPSDVETREAQVGSPTVSTALPNRQPGSLRTPFANTYHEHTGSRESAAVADALPSRATASAPCRQKAHTYALVHPWQRFLLHVHIWFLTQAFSVVFALMVVSAIKVYAGRLRPDFLSRLRNEGYSPQSTGVDWCAVPKEGRVSFPSGHSSISFSAIVPFCFYVLHSLRAFRRSGVSLWRIFTGLLPLILPIAVAVSRTRDNRHYFDDIVAGSAIGIVSAVIAVGATMVADARTGHLVPRLVHRYSSGARAHTGGQQGQDR, encoded by the coding sequence ATGGCCTCGTGCACCGTTGCCACGTTGTGGCGTTTTAGCATCTTCTTTCGACTGCATGACTATCTCCTGTGCCTGATCTGCGGCTTCGTTGCGTTTGGCTTGAGCGAGGTGCGCCCTCACTGCCGGCCGTTTTCGTGGACCGATCCAAGTATCAGCTTTCCATTCGCTGATGCCAGTACGTTCCCATCATGGACGTTGCCCATCATCTCCATCTTGCCAGTCTTCGTCTACGTCCTGGGTGAGGTGGCGCGCCATTTGTGGCTGggacgccggcgcggcgctaTCATGGCCCACGAACTGTGCAAAGAGCCAAAAAGGCTTGATAGGGAAGGTCAgcgtgatggtggtggtggtgcagcgcagaATGCTGGTGAGGGGCAGAGCTGCTACGACGCCGGGGTGTCCGTGACGTTTTCGTCAGAGTCGGTGGAGTCTAGACTGCTGATGAACAGAGAAGAAGAAATCGAGGCTCTGGTGagccgtgcgctgccgccctctgATGTGGAGACGCGGGAGGCGCAGGTCGGCTCACCAACGGTGTCCACTGCACTTCCAAATCGTCAACCGGGGTCATTGAGGACACCCTTCGCCAACACATACCATGAGCACACCGGCAGCCGTGAATCCGCGGCAGTCGCTGATGCTTTGCCTTCTCGCGCGACAGCCAGTGCGCCCTGCAGGCAGAAGGCGCACACTTACGCTCTGGTGCATCCGTGGCAGCGTTTTCTCCTCCACGTACACATTTGGTTTCTGACACAGGCTTTCTCAGTCGTCTTCGCCTTGATGGTGGTGAGCGCGATAAAGGTCTACGCCGGTCGACTGCGGCCCGACTTCCTTTCCCGCCTCCGTAATGAGGGCTACAGCCCCCAGAGCACCGGCGTCGACTGGTGCGCGGTGCCCAAAGAAGGGCGTGTCTCGTTTCCATCTGGGcacagcagcatcagctTTTCCGCTATCGTTCCATTTTGCTTTTACGTGCTGCACTCGCTGCGGGCGTTCCGCCGCAGTGGTGTCTCGCTGTGGCGCATCTTCACGGGTCTTCTTCCGCTTATACTCCCTATCGCCGTGGCAGTCTCACGGACTCGTGACAACCGTCACTACTTCGACGACATTGTCGCCGGCAGTGCGATTGGCATCGTCAGCGCAGTGATCGCTGTGGGTGCTACAATGGTCGCGGATGCTCGCACGGGACACCTGGTGCCTCGGCTTGTGCACCGTTACAGCTccggcgcacgtgcgcacactgGTGGGCAGCAGGGACAAGACCGATGA
- a CDS encoding putative tubulin-specific chaperone translates to MSIVKVMITHSASQRVVPEKAYGLAQTVQSIREDMYSRFGIPAEQIRLELYDTRDCKVEGNMKNEKLLGFYGCETGYRIHVVDLRPAAQVDNYDDVSKIEKYEMTDEEWLKRPDNLRAYKERMLALQREEMAKAGIGVPTGPDDDSYKTEADRIRVGDRCCCQPGERLGTVRYVGRVATLKPGYWVGVEFDEPVGKSNGTVKGVSLFECMPLYGGVLRPNQVEVGDFPPQEY, encoded by the coding sequence ATGTCTATTGTAAAGGTAATGATCACCCACTCGGCGAGCCAGCGAGTGGTGCCGGAGAAGGCGTACGGGCTCGCGCAGACGGTGCAGAGCATTAGGGAAGATATGTACTCGCGTTTTGGCATCCCGGCAGAGCAGATTCGGCTAGAGCTGTACGACACGCGGGACTGCAAGGTGGAGGGTAACATGAAGAATGAGAAGCTGCTGGGCTTTTACGGGTGCGAGACAGGGTATCGCATTCACGTCGTCGATCTTcgacctgctgcgcaggtgGATAACTACGATGACGTGTCGAAGATAGAGAAGTACGAGATGACGGACGAGGAGTGGCTCAAGCGGCCCGACAATCTCCGCGCCTACAAGGAGCGTATGCTGGCCCTGCAGCGggaggagatggcgaagGCTGGCATTGGAGTGCCGACCGGGCCGGACGATGACAGCTACAAGACGGAGGCGGACAGGATAAGGGTGGGTgaccgctgctgttgccaACCCGGCGAGCGTCTCGGCACGGTGCGGTACGTCGGACGTGTGGCAACACTGAAGCCAGGGTACTGGGTCGGCGTCGAGTTTGACGAGCCAGTCGGCAAATCCAACGGCACGGTGAAGGGAGTGTCGCTGTTTGAATGCATGCCCCTGTACggcggtgtgctgcgccCTAATCAGGTAGAGGTGGGTGACTTTCCTCCTCAAGAATACTGA